One genomic window of Bacillota bacterium includes the following:
- a CDS encoding 4Fe-4S binding protein, whose translation MFVYKVDPERCQGCGACSRVCPTDSVKGKVKTVHTIDIPSWTRCGSCVDVCRFDAIKAMPPVSPKASKKSKMEMLQDRIRKLACIRGRNK comes from the coding sequence TTGTTTGTGTACAAAGTGGATCCGGAGCGTTGCCAAGGTTGTGGTGCCTGCAGTCGGGTGTGTCCTACAGATAGTGTTAAGGGCAAAGTTAAGACTGTTCATACTATTGATATTCCAAGTTGGACCCGCTGCGGAAGTTGCGTTGATGTCTGCCGTTTTGATGCTATTAAAGCAATGCCACCGGTATCGCCGAAAGCTTCTAAGAAAAGCAAAATGGAGATGCTGCAAGACAGAATCCGTAAGCTCGCGTGCATAAGGGGGCGAAACAAATGA